The following proteins are encoded in a genomic region of Hymenobacter siberiensis:
- a CDS encoding phosphatase PAP2 family protein yields MNRLTSRLLALVGLLTVEVLFGLVLFIVAFAVFFYLARVVFVHHSVALDNWASGIVDGWRLAHPGLTGPVRMVTFFAALPFLLPASIIAPLLIRRAGHPRGALEMLLAMAGSVLLNQLLKLYFNRPRPSNALLHTFGLSFPSGHAMLGFTFYGCLAWLLARHFKRPGWVVPLLLWAGLIGLTRVYLHAHYATDVLAGFAGGVAWLVAFRVGLKLFWREEAAVMQQERASS; encoded by the coding sequence ATGAATCGGTTGACCTCCCGCTTGCTGGCCCTGGTTGGCTTGCTCACCGTCGAAGTGCTGTTTGGCCTAGTGCTGTTCATCGTGGCATTCGCGGTGTTCTTTTACCTGGCGCGGGTGGTGTTCGTGCATCATTCGGTGGCGCTCGACAACTGGGCTTCGGGCATCGTGGATGGCTGGCGGCTAGCCCACCCGGGCCTGACCGGGCCGGTGCGGATGGTCACGTTTTTCGCGGCGCTGCCGTTTCTGCTGCCGGCCAGCATTATCGCGCCGCTGCTCATCCGCCGGGCCGGCCACCCGCGCGGGGCCTTGGAAATGCTGCTGGCCATGGCCGGCAGCGTGCTGCTCAACCAGCTGCTTAAGCTATACTTCAACCGCCCCCGCCCTTCCAATGCCCTGCTGCACACATTCGGTCTGAGCTTTCCTAGCGGCCACGCCATGCTGGGCTTCACGTTCTACGGGTGCCTGGCGTGGCTGCTGGCACGGCATTTCAAGCGGCCGGGGTGGGTGGTCCCGCTGCTGCTGTGGGCGGGGCTCATTGGTCTCACGCGGGTGTATCTGCACGCGCACTACGCCACCGATGTGCTGGCGGGCTTCGCGGGCGGCGTGGCGTGGCTGGTGGCTTTCCGGGTCGGCCTAAAGCTGTTCTGGCGCGAGGAAGCGGCGGTGATGCAGCAGGAAAGAGCATCGTCCTGA
- a CDS encoding GAF domain-containing protein, giving the protein MAVEPTLTVAPAVPVAPQPAAPASSAFPFRSTLSLEPLIAYWHARESASNAGVALLARTIGEQVAQAAWCRGLLTDYSVLECNCDLVETLMLAIFPPASFATDISGVVAPFQRHSFYSTLLFEEVLLNKDRTVKQPLNIDMPTMERQMGLMAYHLILHRLYGAEMPALGTIVFTVPDYKVGLYRHYGVDFNSDFVTVRVVGELPALTPEQIEFLVHNRQRPEVWHELLPAENFELEGFNLLQLVDVTDQEILSELKYDLLERDVLQNPARFEQIQEKLRVLFAMPALQLGIAAYDEKKRAFVDFGRKINHSFLAKQVQNQSANSSFRQIYERLLREREPLVLKDVANSDIPKDLRQQIITLGIKSAILALLPYGTDTVGLLELGTPDVNGLDEFDMDKVAQFVPLFAVAVKRNAEDLQSRIQAVIQQKFTAIHPTMEWRFADAARNLLTQLDAGNRTAEMEAIVFEDVYPLHGSCDIRGSSTVRNEAIQGDLIEHLTLANKVLNKASECQQLPILDELKFYVTKNLKRLREGMLTGDEANIYDSLKREVEPLFEYLATHTPELRPIITSYWNNIDPKLGILYKRRQDFEISVTTLNDAVSDYLDEEEDKAQLMFPHYFQRNKTDGVEFNIYVGSTLVQDKPFDLVFLKNLRLWQLLTMVEITRRTHVLKATLPVPLETTQLILIHGQSLSIRFRQDERQFDVDGAYNIRYEIIKKRIDKATVMGTGERLTQPGTLALVYAQTREAMEYYEYIDYLQDRGMLEPEVEELELEELQGVKGLLALRVRVRLVE; this is encoded by the coding sequence ATGGCTGTTGAACCTACTCTCACGGTGGCTCCGGCGGTGCCCGTTGCACCCCAGCCGGCCGCCCCTGCTTCTTCTGCTTTCCCGTTTCGGTCTACGCTCAGCCTCGAGCCACTGATTGCCTACTGGCATGCGCGCGAAAGCGCCAGCAATGCCGGCGTGGCGCTGCTGGCCCGCACCATTGGCGAACAGGTGGCCCAGGCCGCGTGGTGCCGAGGACTGCTCACCGATTATTCGGTGCTGGAGTGCAACTGCGACCTGGTGGAAACGCTGATGCTGGCCATTTTTCCACCGGCCTCGTTCGCTACCGACATCAGCGGGGTGGTGGCCCCCTTCCAACGGCACAGCTTCTACTCTACGCTCCTGTTTGAGGAGGTGCTGCTAAACAAGGACCGCACCGTGAAGCAGCCGCTCAACATCGACATGCCAACCATGGAGCGGCAGATGGGCCTGATGGCCTACCACCTGATACTGCACCGCCTGTATGGAGCCGAAATGCCGGCGCTGGGTACCATTGTGTTCACCGTGCCCGATTACAAAGTTGGACTGTACCGGCACTACGGGGTCGATTTCAACTCCGATTTTGTGACGGTGCGGGTGGTAGGCGAGCTGCCCGCGCTCACGCCCGAGCAAATTGAATTCCTGGTGCATAACCGCCAACGGCCGGAGGTTTGGCACGAGCTGCTGCCGGCCGAGAACTTCGAGCTGGAAGGATTCAACCTGTTGCAGCTGGTGGATGTGACCGACCAGGAAATTCTGTCGGAGCTGAAGTATGACCTGCTGGAGCGCGACGTGCTGCAAAACCCGGCCCGCTTCGAGCAGATTCAGGAGAAGCTGCGGGTGCTGTTTGCGATGCCGGCTCTGCAGCTGGGCATTGCGGCTTACGATGAGAAGAAGCGGGCTTTTGTGGATTTTGGACGCAAAATCAACCACAGCTTTCTCGCCAAACAGGTGCAGAATCAGTCGGCCAACAGCAGCTTCCGCCAGATTTATGAGCGCCTGCTGCGCGAGCGCGAGCCGCTGGTGCTCAAAGACGTAGCCAATTCGGACATTCCGAAGGACCTGCGCCAGCAAATCATCACCCTGGGCATTAAGTCGGCCATTCTGGCCCTGCTGCCTTATGGCACCGACACGGTGGGCCTGCTGGAGCTGGGCACGCCCGATGTGAACGGCCTCGATGAGTTTGATATGGACAAGGTGGCGCAGTTTGTGCCGCTGTTTGCAGTGGCCGTGAAGCGCAACGCCGAGGACCTGCAATCCCGCATTCAAGCCGTGATTCAGCAGAAATTCACGGCCATTCACCCCACCATGGAGTGGCGCTTTGCCGATGCGGCCCGCAACCTGCTCACCCAGCTGGATGCCGGCAACCGCACGGCCGAGATGGAAGCCATCGTGTTTGAGGACGTGTACCCGCTGCACGGCTCCTGCGACATTCGGGGCAGCAGCACGGTGCGCAACGAGGCCATTCAGGGCGACCTCATCGAGCACCTTACCCTGGCCAACAAGGTGTTGAATAAGGCCTCTGAATGCCAGCAGCTGCCCATTCTGGACGAGCTGAAATTTTACGTCACCAAAAACCTGAAGCGCCTGCGCGAGGGCATGCTCACCGGCGACGAGGCCAACATTTACGATTCGCTGAAGCGCGAAGTGGAGCCGCTGTTCGAGTACCTGGCCACGCACACGCCCGAGCTGCGTCCCATCATCACCAGCTACTGGAACAACATCGACCCCAAGCTGGGCATTCTTTACAAGCGCCGCCAGGACTTCGAAATCAGTGTGACGACGCTCAACGATGCCGTGAGCGACTACCTTGATGAAGAGGAAGATAAGGCGCAGCTGATGTTCCCGCACTACTTCCAGCGCAACAAGACCGATGGCGTGGAGTTCAACATTTACGTGGGCAGCACGCTGGTGCAGGACAAGCCGTTCGACCTGGTATTCCTGAAAAACCTGCGCCTGTGGCAGCTGCTGACGATGGTAGAAATCACGCGCCGCACCCATGTGCTGAAAGCAACCCTGCCCGTACCGCTGGAAACGACGCAGCTTATCCTCATTCACGGGCAGTCGCTGAGCATCCGGTTCCGGCAGGATGAGCGGCAGTTCGACGTGGACGGAGCCTACAACATTCGCTACGAAATCATCAAAAAGCGAATTGACAAAGCCACCGTGATGGGCACCGGCGAGCGCCTGACCCAGCCCGGCACCCTGGCCCTAGTGTACGCCCAGACCCGGGAGGCCATGGAATACTACGAGTACATCGACTACCTCCAGGACCGGGGCATGCTGGAGCCCGAGGTGGAGGAGCTGGAGCTGGAAGAGCTGCAGGGCGTGAAAGGCCTGCTGGCCCTGCGGGTGCGGGTGCGGCTGGTAGAATAA
- a CDS encoding dicarboxylate/amino acid:cation symporter yields the protein MAKSRLLLVAIMVLLAGVLTVLVANQMLVLPPAVPVAARWLALLTIAAAVAPRRSLTLWIVVSMLVGIELGHDAPAVAISLKVLSDAFLRLVKTIIAPLVFATLVVGIAGHADLKQVGRMGLKALVYFEVVTTFALFIGLAAINFTHAGRLDANVLAAARAANTSDEAKTLAVAGPQTAADIILHIFPENIAKSVAEGQVLQVVIFAILFAIGLAMTPERPRRVMLEVCESLSEVMFKFTNVVMYFAPLGVGGALAYTVGKMGFAPLLNALQLLLTLYGALIAFVLLVLLPVALLARLPLRRFIAAVAEPVSIAFATTSSEAALPRAMEAMESIGVPRRIVAFVMPTGYSFNLDGTTLYLSLAAVFVAQAAGIPLTFGQQLLMVFTLMLTSKGVAGVPRASLVILLATVASFNLPAWPVFIILGIDALMDMARTAVNVLGNCLASAVVARWEGEFVDDYQGPDPTAITQ from the coding sequence ATGGCAAAATCCCGTTTACTCCTCGTTGCTATTATGGTGCTGCTGGCTGGTGTGCTCACCGTGCTCGTCGCCAACCAAATGCTGGTCCTGCCGCCCGCTGTGCCCGTGGCCGCCCGCTGGCTGGCCCTGCTGACCATTGCCGCCGCGGTGGCCCCCCGCCGCTCCCTCACCCTTTGGATTGTGGTGAGCATGCTGGTCGGCATTGAGCTGGGCCACGATGCACCCGCCGTAGCCATCAGCCTTAAAGTACTGAGCGACGCCTTCCTGCGCCTGGTGAAAACCATCATCGCGCCGCTGGTATTTGCTACGCTGGTCGTAGGCATCGCCGGCCACGCCGACCTCAAGCAGGTGGGCCGCATGGGCCTCAAAGCGCTGGTTTACTTTGAAGTTGTGACCACGTTTGCGCTGTTCATCGGCCTGGCGGCCATCAACTTCACCCACGCCGGCCGGCTGGATGCCAATGTGCTGGCCGCTGCCCGCGCCGCCAACACCTCCGATGAAGCCAAAACCCTGGCCGTGGCCGGCCCCCAAACCGCCGCCGACATCATCCTGCACATCTTCCCCGAAAACATTGCCAAATCGGTAGCCGAGGGCCAGGTCCTGCAGGTCGTTATTTTCGCTATTCTGTTCGCCATCGGGCTGGCCATGACGCCGGAGCGCCCGCGCCGCGTGATGCTGGAAGTCTGCGAAAGCCTGTCGGAAGTCATGTTCAAGTTCACCAATGTGGTGATGTATTTCGCGCCGCTGGGCGTGGGCGGAGCCCTGGCCTACACGGTGGGCAAAATGGGCTTTGCCCCGCTGCTCAATGCCTTGCAGCTACTGCTCACTCTTTATGGGGCGCTCATTGCCTTCGTGCTGCTGGTGCTGCTGCCGGTGGCGCTGCTGGCGCGCCTGCCGCTGCGTCGCTTCATTGCGGCCGTGGCCGAGCCGGTTAGCATTGCCTTCGCCACCACCTCGTCGGAAGCGGCGCTGCCGCGCGCCATGGAAGCCATGGAAAGCATCGGGGTGCCGCGGCGCATCGTCGCCTTCGTGATGCCCACCGGCTATTCTTTTAACCTCGACGGCACCACGCTGTACCTTTCATTGGCCGCCGTATTTGTGGCGCAGGCGGCAGGCATCCCCCTCACCTTTGGCCAGCAATTGCTCATGGTGTTCACGCTGATGCTCACCAGCAAGGGCGTGGCAGGCGTGCCCCGCGCCTCGCTGGTAATTTTGCTGGCCACGGTGGCGTCGTTCAACCTGCCGGCCTGGCCGGTGTTCATCATCCTGGGCATTGATGCCCTGATGGATATGGCCCGCACGGCCGTCAACGTGCTCGGCAACTGTTTGGCATCAGCCGTCGTGGCCCGTTGGGAAGGCGAGTTTGTGGACGACTACCAGGGCCCCGACCCTACGGCTATCACACAATAA
- a CDS encoding class I SAM-dependent methyltransferase has product MASPPTAPFSALIAPEKLVGFDRAAWFYDALAALVFGTSQQAAQRAALRGLPGGAPHVLILGGGTGWVLGEVLRRAPAATVLYLEASPRMLARARARLVREHPQAVGRVEFRHGTQAALQPAERFGAIITFFVLDCVPLADLEAAVAQLRAAQGPGAPWLVADFRPARRGWRHWLLQSMYTFFWLTTGLRAQEMPDLRTALGRLGLVAGHPQLFFGGAIEALVFRENPATAQP; this is encoded by the coding sequence ATGGCTTCACCCCCCACAGCCCCTTTTTCAGCCCTCATTGCCCCCGAAAAGTTGGTTGGCTTCGACCGGGCCGCCTGGTTTTATGATGCGCTGGCCGCTCTGGTGTTCGGGACTTCGCAGCAGGCGGCCCAGCGGGCGGCCCTGCGCGGCCTGCCGGGTGGGGCTCCGCACGTTCTCATATTGGGCGGGGGCACGGGCTGGGTACTGGGCGAAGTACTGCGGCGGGCACCGGCGGCCACGGTGCTGTACCTGGAAGCATCGCCCCGGATGCTGGCCCGCGCCCGCGCCCGGCTGGTGCGCGAGCATCCGCAGGCGGTGGGCCGGGTTGAGTTCCGGCACGGCACCCAGGCGGCCCTGCAACCGGCCGAGCGGTTTGGGGCCATCATCACCTTTTTCGTGCTGGACTGCGTGCCCCTGGCCGACCTTGAGGCGGCCGTGGCGCAACTGCGCGCTGCCCAAGGCCCCGGAGCCCCGTGGCTGGTGGCAGACTTCCGGCCGGCGCGGCGCGGCTGGCGGCACTGGCTGCTCCAATCGATGTACACGTTTTTCTGGCTCACGACCGGGCTGCGCGCTCAGGAGATGCCCGACCTGCGCACGGCCCTAGGCCGGTTGGGGCTAGTGGCCGGACACCCGCAGCTTTTTTTTGGCGGAGCGATAGAAGCCCTGGTTTTTAGGGAAAACCCGGCTACGGCCCAACCTTGA
- a CDS encoding M61 family metallopeptidase: MKHTATTAILFSLGLGAFPVLAQVKPVPAKAAPAVAKPALAKPAPAKAVLLKPAPAKPVPAKPAAPKPAPISATPVAPAAAPIVTAPPAPVQAKADTGPAVRYTMAFPNAVHHEAKVTATFSGLPGGGPLHVRMARSSPGRYSIHDFAKNVYYVVATDGSNHPLPLNRPDPYGWDVMPAADGTVIFSYTLYGDQTDGTNVGIDQQHAHLNLPAALCYATDLEGRATEIKFDLPATWKVASQLRQGSDKAVYTAPNMQYMMDSPVSLGAQQVLSWQEGDQTIELATLYMGPVSEIDAYAKKIQKVVKEEKAIFGELPTFDFARYTFVADYLSQASGDGMEHRNSTSVTSPRTLKDEDATKNLGTVAHEFFHAWNVERLRPKDLEPFDFQRVNMSDNLWFAEGFTQYYGRLALRRAKLIEDEEFYDDISRWVNLRQNSPGARYASAIDMSRQAAYTDGAGTGAPMNLVNTNLSYYDQGAGIALVLDLQLRQHHRSSLDKFMQAMWQQYGKKQAGYAPTNPYTTRDLQRVLGEVSKDTVFADRFFRQYVYGREQPRFSENLLVAGLAVIPTRALGAALPSQVEFDEEGRCLVAYNTQIGSGLYKAGIDRGDQLMVLDGQTIKSSGDLDGVLHKHSPSDVVFVKVKTRGGVERTTQLILSEDPNVQVKPAESVDKMVYSPAQKVLREAWLASQASN; the protein is encoded by the coding sequence ATGAAACACACCGCCACAACCGCTATTTTATTTTCTTTAGGGCTGGGCGCTTTTCCGGTGCTGGCGCAGGTAAAACCTGTGCCGGCCAAGGCCGCTCCGGCCGTAGCTAAGCCCGCCTTAGCCAAGCCCGCGCCAGCCAAAGCTGTTCTTCTTAAACCAGCACCCGCCAAACCAGTACCTGCCAAACCTGCGGCCCCCAAGCCCGCCCCGATAAGTGCTACGCCAGTGGCCCCGGCGGCGGCCCCCATCGTGACGGCGCCCCCCGCCCCGGTTCAGGCCAAGGCCGATACGGGCCCGGCCGTGCGCTACACCATGGCGTTTCCCAACGCGGTGCACCACGAGGCGAAGGTGACGGCGACGTTTTCGGGGCTGCCCGGCGGCGGACCGCTGCACGTACGCATGGCCCGCAGCTCGCCCGGCCGCTATTCGATTCATGATTTTGCCAAAAACGTGTATTACGTGGTGGCTACCGATGGCAGCAACCATCCCCTGCCGCTGAATCGCCCCGACCCCTACGGCTGGGACGTGATGCCCGCCGCCGACGGCACCGTGATTTTCAGCTACACGCTGTACGGCGACCAGACGGATGGTACCAACGTGGGCATCGACCAGCAGCACGCCCACCTCAACCTACCGGCGGCCCTATGTTACGCCACCGACCTGGAAGGCCGCGCCACCGAAATCAAGTTTGACCTGCCCGCTACCTGGAAAGTGGCCTCGCAGCTGCGCCAGGGCAGTGATAAGGCCGTGTACACCGCCCCCAACATGCAGTACATGATGGATAGCCCGGTGTCGTTGGGTGCCCAGCAGGTGCTGTCGTGGCAGGAGGGCGACCAGACCATTGAGCTGGCGACGCTGTATATGGGTCCGGTATCGGAAATTGATGCCTATGCCAAGAAAATCCAGAAGGTGGTGAAGGAGGAGAAGGCCATTTTTGGCGAGCTGCCCACGTTTGACTTTGCCCGCTACACCTTCGTGGCCGACTACCTGAGCCAGGCTTCCGGCGACGGCATGGAACACCGCAACTCCACTTCCGTAACCAGCCCCCGCACGCTGAAGGACGAGGACGCAACCAAAAACCTGGGTACCGTGGCCCACGAGTTCTTCCACGCCTGGAACGTGGAGCGCCTACGCCCAAAAGACCTGGAGCCCTTTGATTTCCAGCGTGTAAACATGAGTGACAACCTCTGGTTTGCCGAAGGCTTCACGCAGTACTACGGCCGCCTGGCCCTGCGCCGCGCCAAGCTGATTGAGGACGAGGAGTTTTACGACGACATCAGCCGCTGGGTGAACCTGCGCCAGAACAGCCCCGGTGCCCGCTACGCCTCGGCCATCGACATGAGCCGCCAAGCCGCCTACACCGATGGGGCCGGCACCGGCGCCCCGATGAACCTGGTAAACACCAACTTGTCGTATTACGACCAGGGCGCGGGCATTGCGCTGGTGCTCGATTTGCAGCTGCGCCAGCACCACCGCTCCTCGCTCGACAAGTTTATGCAGGCCATGTGGCAGCAGTACGGTAAAAAGCAGGCGGGCTACGCCCCCACCAACCCCTACACGACCCGCGACCTGCAGCGCGTGCTGGGCGAGGTGAGCAAGGACACCGTGTTTGCCGACCGCTTCTTCCGGCAGTACGTGTACGGCCGCGAGCAGCCACGCTTCAGCGAGAACCTGCTGGTGGCTGGCCTAGCCGTGATTCCGACCCGCGCCCTGGGCGCGGCCCTGCCCAGCCAGGTAGAGTTTGACGAAGAAGGCCGCTGCCTAGTGGCCTACAATACCCAGATTGGCTCGGGCCTGTACAAGGCCGGCATTGACCGGGGCGACCAGCTAATGGTGCTTGATGGCCAGACCATTAAGAGTTCCGGCGACCTCGACGGCGTGCTGCACAAGCACTCGCCCAGCGACGTGGTATTTGTGAAGGTGAAAACCCGGGGCGGCGTGGAGCGCACCACCC